In Salminus brasiliensis chromosome 24, fSalBra1.hap2, whole genome shotgun sequence, one genomic interval encodes:
- the LOC140546662 gene encoding CD48 antigen-like has protein sequence MGNAAVTRSAVHSWRVRLLELEGNTVTIHTGLTGVQSDAHILWFYRSEKADIKIVNSLEFEGKTKTDYNRDRFRDRLQLDRSSGSLTIRNISREDSGVYTLQIITGSLSAWSFRVKVYAPASKPSINIQPGKRSGGSSQSCSLQCSVENGEDVTLSWYEEKERISSISRSDSSEHLRLPLNRTFPNIYTYTCESANPVSHQTTQLTSTELCSINTDHSSVHCCKTVEFVVRLVLSAVVILATVAVLFYHFTSRTASNTGLARKSHQ, from the exons ATGG GAAACGCTGCAGTCACAAG GTCTGCTGTTCACAGCTGGAGAGTTAGACTGCTGGAGCTGGAGGGAAACACTGTAACCATCCATACTGGATTAACTGGAGTTCAGAGTGATGCTCACATACTGTGGTTCTACAGATCTGAGAAAGCAGATATAAAGATAGTGAACAGTCTAGAGTTTGAGGGAAAGACTAAAACAGATTATAACAGAGACAGATTTAGAGACAGACTGCAGCTGGACAGAAGCAGTGGATCTTTAACCATCAGAAACATCAGCAGAGAAGATTCTGGAGTTTACACATTACAGATCATTACTGGAAGTCTCTCAGCCTGGAGTTTTAGAGTTAAAGTCTATG CTCCAGCATCAAAACCAAGCATAAACATTCAACCTGGAAAGCGCTCAGGAGGTTCCTCACAGTCTTGTTCTCTTCAATGTTCTGTGGAGAACGGGGAGGATGTGACTTTGTCCTGgtatgaagagaaagagagaatctCCAGCATCAGTAGATCAGATTCCAGTGAACATCTTCGTCTTCCTCTGAATAGAACCTTCCCTAACATCTACACTTACACCTGTGAGTCTGCTAATCCAGTCAGCCACCAAACAACCCAGCTCACCAGTACAGAACTCTGTAGTATTAACACAG accaCTCCAGTGTCCACTGTTGTAAGACAGTTGAGTTTGTGGTCCGGTTGGTGCTATCCGCTGTAGTGATCCTGGCCACTGTTGCTGTCCTGTTTTATCACTTCACATCCAGAACAGCTTCAAATACTGGACTGGCTAGAAAGAGTCATCAGTAG